The Vibrio alginolyticus NBRC 15630 = ATCC 17749 genomic sequence AACCAAAAGTGTTTGCGAACACGCCTGAAGGCAAACAAGCCGAGATGAACTACAAGCTAGGTACGCAGCTTCCTTACATGTTCATTATCAACCGTTTAGCGCACTACATAAAAGTGCTACAGCGTGAGCAAATTGGTTCTTGGAAAGAGCGTTCTGACCTAGAAATCGAATTGAACAAGTGGATCCGTCAATACGTTTCTGACCAGGAGAACCCGCCAGCGGAAGTCCGTGGTCGTCGTCCACTTCGCGCTGCGAAGGTAGAGGTATCAGACGTAGAAGGCGATCCAGGTTGGTACAAAGTATCGATGTCTGTACGTCCTCACTTCAAGTACATGGGCGCAAGCTTCGACTTGTCTCTAGTTGGTAAGCTAGACCAATAACCCATTACTGAAACCATCAAGCAGCCAGTGAAGACTGGCTGCTTTTTTCGTAGGACCGCATATGGAAAAAGGTTACCGTCTTTTAGAGCGGATCGAGCTAGGAGAACCAAAAAACTGCTACGAGAAAGTGGTGTCTCATAAGCATTTGATTGAATCCATTCACTCGCATCTCGCTGACTTGTTGAATACGCATTCCGGCAACGCAATGATCGACAATGAGTATGGTCTGCCAGATTTTAACGACGTACTTTCTAACAACACAAACCTCGTTCGCCATATTCAAAAAAACATTACGTCAACCATAGAACGCTTTGAGCCCCGACTGCTTAATGTCGAGGTTCATTACCGTGAAGATCACCATAATCCATTACAACTCGGCTTTGGTATTCGCGGCGAAGTTTCCCATAACGGCGGTAAAGTCCCAATGTCGATCGATGTCTACATGGGAACCGACGGCCAATTTAACGTTTAGTAGGTGCCACTTGAGTAACAGTAAATACTTTCAAGATGAACTCACGTATTTACGCGAGTCGGGTAGTGAGTTTGCCAAATATCATCCGAAGTTAACTCACTTTCTCTCTGAAGGAACTTTTGATCCAGATGTCGAACGATTGCTGGAGGGTTTTGCTTTTTTGACCGGACGCATCCGCGAAAAGATTGACGATGAACTTCCTGAGCTAACGCAATCTCTGATGACTTTGCTGTGGCCACATTACATGCGTTCGATTCCGTCTTTGTGTATTAGCGAACTAAAACCGCATACCGGAAGTGTTACTGAGAAAACCGTGGTGAAACGTGGTGCGGAAATGGCCAGCGAGCAGGTAGAAGGCACGCAGTGTTTGTTCCGTACTTGTTATGACGTCAATCTATACCCAATTACGATTACTAACATCGAACAAACTAACAGCCGCACCAGCTCGATGATTGATGTGACGTTATCGACGGAGCATGGCCTTGAGCTGTCTCGGATAGGTTTAGACACGCTGCGATTGCACCTGCATGGTGAGATTCATATTACTCGCACTGTCTTCTTATGGCTGTTCCGTTATCTAGATCACGTCGAGTTGGATGTTGGTGGCGGCTACAAACATCGTTTAGGGCCAGAATACGTTAAGCCAGTCGGGCATGAAGAGGACGAGGCGCTGTTGCCTTACAGCAAAAATTCCTTTGCAGGCTACCGTTTGCTGCAAGAATTCTTCTCTTTGCCAGATAAGTTCATGTTCTTC encodes the following:
- the tssE gene encoding type VI secretion system baseplate subunit TssE; amino-acid sequence: MEKGYRLLERIELGEPKNCYEKVVSHKHLIESIHSHLADLLNTHSGNAMIDNEYGLPDFNDVLSNNTNLVRHIQKNITSTIERFEPRLLNVEVHYREDHHNPLQLGFGIRGEVSHNGGKVPMSIDVYMGTDGQFNV